One segment of Nothobranchius furzeri strain GRZ-AD chromosome 13, NfurGRZ-RIMD1, whole genome shotgun sequence DNA contains the following:
- the b3glcta gene encoding beta 3-glucosyltransferase a isoform X2, giving the protein MSRSFGRNSSWIVFLQEETNVNTVPLLQVLAKFDKDKEWFLGKPLYDEESTIIHHYAFAENPSVFKYPDFAAAWALSIPLVVRLADKVRDEPLKSDFTIDLKHEIALYIWDNGNGPRLTAVPELCTEPEDSPRAHHCATTLRKEPPACGESVKREDMFVAVKTCRKFHSERAGKTQSPRSRFYRSSRLLTQILLKTKPGPVPVIKKTWEKDALFLEYYSDHADPSIPTINLGVPNTERGHCGKTFAILQRFLSNAVPNTKWLVVVDDDTLISLPRLRVLLSCYDPSEPVCLGERYGYGLSQGGYSYITGGGGMVFSREAVVRILNSGCKCYSDDAPDDMVLGMCLNALGLPITHSPLFHQARPDDYAKDLLAHQVPISFHKHWNINPVAVFNKWLRNDMKTPNELDKNAKTEL; this is encoded by the exons GAGTGGTTTCTTGGTAAACCCCTGTATGACGAGGAGTCAACCATCATCCATCACTACGCGTTTGCAGAGAACCCCTCTGTCTTCAAGTACCCAGACTTTGCTGCTGCCTGGGCTCTGAGCATCCCTTTAGTTGTTCG GCTTGCAGACAAAGTGAGAGACGAGCCCCTTAAATCTGACTTCACCATTGATCTGAAACATGAG ATTGCTTTGTATATCTGGGACAATGGGAATGGCCCCCGTCTCACCGCCGTTCCTGAATTGTGCACTGAGCCAGAGGACTCTCCTCGTGCACATCACTGTGCAACGACTCTGAGGAAAGAGCCTCCAGCGTGT GGGGAGTCTGTAAAAAGAGAAGACATGTTTGTTGCTGTGAAAACATGTAGGAAGTTTCACAGTGAAAGAG CTGGAAAAACACAATCACCAAGGAGCAGATTTTACCGGAGCTCTCGGCTTTTAACG caaatTCTGCTGAAGACCAAACCTGGACCAG TTCCAGTGATAAAGAAGACTTGGGAAAAGGACGCCTTATTTTTAGAGTACTACAGTGACCACGCTGATCCTTCAATACCGACCATTAATTTGGGAGTGCCAAATACTGAAAGGG GCCACTGTGGGAAAACGTTTGCGATCCTTCAAAGATTCCTAAGCAACGCCGTCCCGAACACCAAGTGGCTCGTCGTTGTGGATGATGACACTCTCATCAG CCTCCCCCGACTTCGAGTCTTGCTGAGCTGTTACGACCCCTCCGAGCCCGTGTGTCTCGGAGAGAGATACGGCTACGGATTGAGCCAGGGAGGCTACAGTTACATCACAGGAGGTGGAgg catggtgtTCAGCCGGGAGGCTGTGGTCCGGATCCTGAACAGTGGATGCAAGTGCTACAGCGACGACGCACCGGATGACATGGTGCTGGGGATGTGCCTGAATGCTCTTGGGCTGCCCATCACTCACAGCCCTCTCTTTCACCAG GCGCGCCCTGATGACTACGCCAAAGACCTCTTAGCTCACCAGGTGCCCATCTCCTTCCATAAGCACTGGAACATCAACCCCGTAGCTGTTTTCAACAAGTGGCTTAGAAATGACATGAAAACTCCAAATGAACTTGATAAGAATGCTAAAACAGAGTTATGA